The following are from one region of the Mesorhizobium sp. B2-8-5 genome:
- a CDS encoding class II aldolase/adducin family protein, which translates to MTDQSAAMRQSLVDAVRAIASKGLNSGTSGNVSLRFGVGGMLITPTGIPPEKLDQAAMVEMTLDGDWNGEIRPSSEWNMHAAIYKACPQAQAVVHAHPDHCVALSCLRQGLPPFHYMIASFGGDDVPCSDYAPFGTAELAEVVVRALPERNTCLIANHGMIAYGPDLATAVARTEKLETLARQYMLASMLGRPVMLTDDELSVVKNRYKTYGQQKPE; encoded by the coding sequence ATGACCGATCAATCAGCAGCCATGCGTCAATCTCTGGTCGATGCCGTGCGCGCCATCGCGTCGAAAGGCTTGAACAGCGGAACCTCTGGGAACGTCAGCCTGCGCTTCGGGGTCGGCGGCATGCTGATAACGCCGACGGGCATCCCGCCCGAAAAGCTCGACCAGGCCGCGATGGTCGAGATGACGCTCGACGGCGACTGGAACGGCGAGATCCGTCCGTCGAGCGAATGGAACATGCATGCGGCGATCTACAAGGCGTGCCCTCAGGCCCAGGCCGTCGTGCATGCCCATCCGGATCACTGCGTGGCGCTGTCCTGCCTGCGGCAGGGCCTTCCGCCATTCCACTACATGATCGCGTCGTTCGGCGGCGACGATGTTCCATGTTCCGACTACGCGCCGTTCGGCACGGCAGAATTGGCGGAGGTGGTGGTACGGGCGCTGCCGGAACGAAACACCTGCCTGATCGCCAATCACGGCATGATCGCCTACGGGCCGGATCTCGCTACGGCGGTCGCGCGCACCGAAAAGCTGGAGACGCTGGCCAGGCAGTACATGCTTGCCTCGATGCTCGGGCGCCCGGTCATGCTGACGGACGACGAGCTGAGCGTGGTCAAGAACCGGTACAAGACCTACGGCCAGCAGAAACCGGAGTAA
- a CDS encoding ABC transporter ATP-binding protein has protein sequence MPSRSATGQNRAAGGAAVSIRNLCKHYNNFEAVVPTSVEIDSGDFFAIIGPSGSGKSTLLGMIAGYIDPTEGQIVVDGRDIVPEPIYRRNIGMVFQNYALFPHLSVAQNVAYPLKIRGVTKDEIARRVRESLAMVRLEAFASRKPSELSGGQQQRIALARASIYHPSILLMDEPLGALDKNLRDEMQEEIKRFQQELGATVIYVTHDQQEAAFLADRIAIMRDGAMTQIGSPRALYEQPNSRFVAEFLGEASIFPVKSVSGKQAGQPCQIVLEDGTRAIIRTDEDAGPGRFACIRPERVTVGPKAQGLDNTYTGIVRESLYTPGSIRYRIELNGTGSTLKVRVLPQGNTEVFQTGSAVDIGWSADDMTILAE, from the coding sequence ATGCCAAGTCGATCCGCGACAGGTCAGAACCGTGCCGCAGGGGGCGCCGCAGTCTCCATTCGAAATCTTTGCAAGCACTACAACAATTTCGAGGCCGTCGTCCCCACGTCCGTCGAGATCGATTCCGGCGACTTCTTCGCCATCATCGGACCGAGCGGCTCCGGCAAGTCGACACTGCTCGGCATGATCGCGGGCTATATCGACCCGACCGAAGGGCAGATCGTGGTCGACGGGCGCGACATCGTTCCCGAACCGATCTACCGGCGCAACATCGGCATGGTGTTCCAGAACTATGCGCTGTTTCCGCATCTGTCGGTCGCCCAGAATGTCGCCTATCCGCTGAAGATCCGCGGTGTGACGAAGGACGAGATCGCAAGGCGCGTGCGCGAGAGCCTTGCCATGGTGCGGCTTGAGGCATTCGCGTCGCGCAAGCCGTCGGAACTCTCGGGCGGGCAGCAACAGCGCATCGCGCTGGCCCGGGCATCGATCTATCATCCGTCGATCCTGCTCATGGATGAGCCGCTCGGCGCGCTGGACAAGAACCTTCGCGACGAGATGCAGGAAGAGATCAAACGCTTCCAGCAGGAATTGGGCGCGACCGTCATCTATGTCACCCATGACCAGCAGGAAGCGGCATTCCTGGCCGACCGCATCGCCATCATGCGCGACGGCGCCATGACGCAGATCGGCAGCCCGCGCGCGCTCTATGAACAGCCGAACAGCCGCTTCGTCGCCGAGTTCCTCGGCGAAGCTTCGATCTTCCCCGTCAAATCGGTGTCCGGGAAGCAGGCCGGTCAGCCTTGCCAGATCGTCCTGGAGGATGGCACCCGGGCAATTATCCGCACGGACGAGGACGCAGGTCCCGGCCGTTTCGCCTGCATCCGGCCCGAACGCGTTACCGTCGGCCCGAAAGCGCAAGGCCTGGACAACACTTACACCGGCATCGTGCGCGAGAGCCTCTACACGCCGGGCAGCATCCGCTACCGGATCGAGCTGAACGGCACCGGCTCCACGCTCAAAGTGCGCGTGCTGCCGCAGGGCAATACCGAGGTCTTCCAAACCGGAAGTGCCGTCGACATCGGCTGGTCGGCCGATGACATGACCATCCTCGCGGAGTAG
- a CDS encoding ABC transporter permease has protein sequence MNVSEKKLWAAWSRLLNGLVGAMLIGFLVPILVVVAVSFQSKSYLSFPPTDFSLRWYQQFIGNDDYRSAILNSMMIGAAAAALATIAGISTALAVVRASVPGSTIVSALSVAPAILPQIVLAIGLFPISVWLGLQGTLWAVILAHAVIGLPFPFITVCGALASYSNRIEIASMTLGANSFQTFRLITFPMIRPAVIAGFIFAFAASLDELVLALFLSSPSTRTLPLLLWEQLNFQVTPEIAAAASVILAVTSLLILAATLLPRLGKDN, from the coding sequence ATGAACGTCTCCGAGAAGAAGCTTTGGGCCGCTTGGAGCCGTCTCCTGAACGGCCTCGTCGGGGCCATGCTCATTGGTTTCCTGGTGCCCATCCTGGTCGTCGTCGCCGTATCCTTCCAGAGCAAGTCGTACCTGTCGTTTCCGCCGACGGACTTTTCGCTGCGCTGGTACCAGCAGTTCATCGGCAACGACGATTACCGCTCCGCCATCCTGAACAGCATGATGATCGGAGCGGCGGCCGCGGCACTGGCGACGATCGCCGGGATTTCGACGGCATTGGCGGTCGTTCGCGCGAGCGTGCCTGGCTCCACCATCGTCAGCGCGCTTTCCGTCGCGCCCGCGATATTGCCGCAGATCGTTCTGGCGATCGGGCTTTTCCCGATCAGCGTGTGGCTAGGACTTCAAGGCACGCTATGGGCTGTGATCCTGGCGCATGCCGTCATCGGCCTGCCCTTTCCGTTCATCACTGTCTGCGGCGCGCTTGCATCCTATTCGAACCGGATCGAGATCGCCTCGATGACGCTCGGCGCCAATTCCTTCCAGACGTTCCGGCTGATCACCTTCCCGATGATCAGGCCGGCCGTGATCGCGGGTTTCATCTTCGCATTCGCGGCATCGCTCGACGAACTGGTGCTGGCGCTCTTCCTGAGCAGCCCATCGACGCGGACATTGCCTTTGCTTCTTTGGGAACAGCTCAACTTCCAGGTCACTCCCGAAATCGCTGCCGCGGCCAGCGTCATTCTCGCCGTAACAAGCCTACTCATTCTCGCGGCAACTTTGTTGCCCCGTCTCGGCAAGGACAACTAG
- a CDS encoding ABC transporter permease, protein MKHRSFLLYLPVALLLTPFFLAPMAVIGTESFSGQQGIGAEYAKVVTDQGIRTVLYNTFYVAAMVTIFSLLIAYPIAYVLARLRGRWATIGIFLIFLPFWASTVIRSFAWMILLGRKGPVNSILVGIGLIEDPIRFIDNGLGVMIAMTYIMVPFIVVPILNGLRAIDPNLPRAAAVLGANPWRQFLAVTLPLSMPNVAVGCTIVFVTSLGFFVTPSLLGGDLTVVSMLISEQANRLLDWPLASALAIIVLLLTIIIFALLRFSQLASRRKGKAQAGVFA, encoded by the coding sequence ATGAAGCACCGCAGCTTCCTGCTCTACCTTCCCGTCGCCTTGCTGCTGACGCCCTTCTTCCTCGCGCCGATGGCGGTGATCGGGACGGAGAGTTTCAGCGGCCAGCAAGGGATCGGGGCGGAATACGCGAAGGTCGTGACCGACCAGGGCATCAGGACTGTCCTCTACAACACCTTCTATGTCGCGGCGATGGTGACGATCTTTTCGCTGCTGATCGCCTACCCGATAGCCTATGTGCTGGCGCGGCTCAGGGGCCGATGGGCCACCATCGGCATATTCCTGATCTTCCTGCCCTTCTGGGCGAGTACGGTGATCCGCTCCTTTGCCTGGATGATCCTTCTCGGCCGCAAGGGCCCGGTCAACTCCATCCTGGTCGGCATCGGCCTTATCGAGGATCCGATCCGCTTCATCGACAACGGCCTGGGGGTGATGATCGCCATGACCTACATCATGGTGCCGTTCATCGTCGTGCCCATCCTCAATGGCCTGCGCGCCATAGACCCCAACCTTCCGCGCGCGGCGGCGGTGCTCGGAGCCAATCCATGGCGCCAGTTCCTCGCCGTCACCCTGCCGCTTTCCATGCCCAACGTGGCGGTGGGCTGCACGATCGTCTTCGTCACCTCGCTGGGTTTCTTTGTCACGCCGTCGCTTCTGGGCGGAGACCTGACGGTGGTTTCGATGCTGATCAGCGAACAGGCCAACAGGCTGCTGGATTGGCCGCTCGCCTCGGCGCTGGCGATCATTGTGCTTCTCCTCACCATCATCATCTTCGCGCTGCTGCGGTTCAGCCAACTGGCTTCCCGCCGCAAGGGCAAGGCACAGGCGGGAGTGTTCGCATGA
- a CDS encoding ABC transporter substrate-binding protein, with protein MNTTKNGLSRRSVLKLGAGTAAAASFLAMPAIGRAAPTSLSVANGGGALGDAFKAACFNTFEKKNGIKIISAPYMEGARLKAMVEAGAVDIDVTDTDSSEAAPLAVAGLLDEIDYSVVPKEGLIAGAASKYWTSCYIAGCVLSWNTDSKDGRPKNWQEFFDPKIKGRRTLWKNAAQTMEVAALGAGQTLDKLYPLDIDRAFAMLDGIRSSITWWTSGAQSAQLLANGDADFGMCWNGRVDPVKQQGGPIDYTFDYSLHTPGIWSLPKGGRNRDTAMKFIAHCMDPEVQAAFSKLIPYGPTNDKAFDILSPEERARMPSSPENRKLSVAIDGDYWLENGTKIYDRFNTWVVTK; from the coding sequence ATGAACACTACCAAGAATGGTCTGAGCAGACGCAGCGTGCTGAAGCTGGGCGCCGGTACGGCCGCCGCGGCATCATTTCTTGCAATGCCGGCGATCGGCCGGGCGGCGCCGACGTCGCTCTCCGTCGCCAATGGCGGCGGCGCGCTGGGCGATGCGTTCAAGGCCGCATGTTTCAACACCTTCGAGAAGAAAAACGGCATCAAGATCATCAGCGCCCCTTACATGGAAGGCGCCCGCCTGAAGGCGATGGTCGAGGCCGGCGCAGTCGACATCGACGTCACGGATACGGATTCCTCGGAAGCCGCGCCGCTGGCCGTTGCCGGCCTCCTCGACGAGATCGACTACAGCGTCGTTCCGAAGGAAGGGCTCATCGCTGGCGCCGCCAGCAAATACTGGACGTCGTGCTACATCGCCGGCTGCGTCCTTAGCTGGAACACCGATTCCAAGGACGGCCGCCCGAAGAACTGGCAGGAATTCTTCGATCCGAAGATCAAGGGTCGCAGGACACTCTGGAAGAACGCCGCGCAGACCATGGAAGTGGCGGCGCTGGGCGCCGGCCAGACTCTGGACAAGCTCTATCCGCTGGATATCGACCGCGCCTTCGCCATGCTCGACGGCATCCGTTCGTCCATCACCTGGTGGACGTCCGGCGCGCAGAGCGCCCAGCTTCTCGCCAATGGCGACGCCGATTTCGGCATGTGCTGGAACGGCCGTGTCGACCCGGTCAAGCAGCAGGGCGGCCCGATCGATTATACGTTCGACTACTCGCTGCACACGCCCGGCATCTGGAGCCTGCCGAAGGGTGGCCGCAACCGCGACACCGCGATGAAGTTCATCGCGCATTGCATGGACCCGGAAGTCCAAGCCGCCTTCTCCAAGCTGATCCCCTATGGACCGACGAACGACAAGGCGTTCGACATCCTGTCGCCGGAGGAGCGCGCGCGCATGCCGAGCTCGCCGGAAAACCGTAAGCTTTCGGTCGCGATTGATGGCGATTACTGGCTCGAGAACGGCACCAAGATCTACGACCGCTTCAACACCTGGGTCGTGACGAAATAA
- a CDS encoding aminotransferase class III-fold pyridoxal phosphate-dependent enzyme, with product MTWSNRRNSELLERARRVIPGGMYGHESTALLPSDFPQFFSRASGARLWDVDGNEYIDYLSAYGPNLFGYGNADVEAAARRQAELGDTMTGPSHLMVELAEAMVSMVSHADWAMFCKNGSDATSMAMTIARAYSKRRKILVATGAYHGSQPWCTPNRTGIVDDERRQIIAYEYNNIESLEAAVRSADGDVAGIFATPFKHEVFADQLIPSEAFAKAARKICDAVDAPLIVDDVRAGFRLARDCSWSILGVEPDISCWGKAIANGHPISAMMGSQRFYAAARSIFATGSFWFSAVPMAAGVETLRLIRETKYLEHTVELGDKLRAGLDEQAAAFGFSLRQTGPSQMPQILFHDDPDMRLGYAWVTNALKHGVYFHPYHNMFLNAAMTAADIEQTLKASEQAFADLKAERTRIPANENPLVLARLKVAR from the coding sequence ATGACTTGGTCTAACCGTCGGAATTCAGAGCTGCTGGAACGCGCCCGCCGCGTCATACCGGGTGGTATGTATGGCCATGAATCTACAGCGCTTTTGCCCTCCGACTTCCCGCAGTTCTTCAGCCGCGCCAGCGGCGCGAGGCTGTGGGATGTCGATGGCAATGAATATATCGACTATCTGAGCGCTTATGGGCCTAATCTATTTGGCTATGGAAATGCCGACGTCGAGGCCGCCGCGCGCCGGCAGGCCGAACTCGGCGACACTATGACCGGACCGTCGCACCTGATGGTCGAACTGGCCGAAGCGATGGTCTCGATGGTCTCCCACGCCGATTGGGCGATGTTCTGCAAGAACGGCAGCGACGCCACGTCCATGGCGATGACGATCGCGCGCGCCTATTCCAAACGCCGCAAGATCTTGGTGGCGACCGGCGCGTATCACGGCTCCCAGCCCTGGTGCACGCCGAACCGCACCGGCATCGTCGATGACGAGCGGCGCCAGATCATCGCCTACGAGTACAACAACATCGAAAGCCTCGAGGCCGCGGTGCGGTCGGCCGACGGCGACGTCGCCGGCATTTTCGCCACGCCGTTCAAGCACGAGGTCTTTGCCGATCAGTTGATCCCCTCCGAAGCGTTCGCCAAGGCCGCGCGCAAGATTTGCGATGCCGTCGACGCGCCGCTCATCGTCGACGACGTCCGCGCCGGTTTCAGGCTGGCGCGGGACTGCTCGTGGTCAATCCTGGGAGTGGAACCCGACATCAGCTGCTGGGGCAAGGCCATTGCCAACGGCCATCCGATCTCGGCGATGATGGGGTCGCAGCGTTTCTACGCCGCCGCTCGTTCCATCTTCGCCACCGGCTCCTTCTGGTTCTCCGCCGTCCCGATGGCGGCCGGCGTCGAGACGCTGCGGCTGATCCGCGAAACCAAGTATCTGGAACATACCGTGGAGTTGGGCGACAAGTTGCGTGCGGGCCTCGATGAGCAGGCCGCCGCCTTTGGCTTCTCGTTGCGCCAGACCGGTCCGTCGCAGATGCCGCAGATCCTGTTCCATGACGATCCGGACATGCGCCTCGGCTATGCCTGGGTGACGAACGCCCTCAAGCATGGCGTCTATTTCCATCCGTATCACAACATGTTCCTGAACGCGGCCATGACGGCGGCCGACATCGAGCAGACGTTGAAGGCGAGCGAGCAGGCCTTCGCGGATCTCAAGGCCGAGCGCACGCGAATTCCTGCAAACGAGAATCCGCTCGTCCTGGCAAGGCTCAAAGTCGCTCGCTGA
- a CDS encoding malonic semialdehyde reductase: protein MNDYSIFTEARTHNKWTDRPVSDDTLRQLYDLLKMAPTSANCSPGRFVFVRSPEAKEKLRPALSSGNSAKTMAAPVTAIVAYDEAFYDRLPELFPHTDARSWFTSSPDIAHETAFRNGTLQGGYLILAARMLGLDAGPMSGFKNHLVDEAFFAGTTWKSNFLVNLGYGDPAGLFPRLPRLAFENACRIA, encoded by the coding sequence ATGAACGACTACAGCATTTTCACGGAAGCCCGCACACACAACAAGTGGACGGACAGGCCGGTCTCCGACGATACGCTGAGGCAGCTCTACGACCTCTTGAAGATGGCGCCGACTTCGGCGAATTGCTCTCCCGGCAGGTTCGTCTTTGTCAGGTCGCCCGAAGCCAAGGAAAAACTCCGGCCGGCCCTAAGCAGCGGCAATTCCGCCAAGACCATGGCGGCGCCGGTCACCGCGATCGTTGCTTATGACGAAGCCTTCTACGACCGATTGCCGGAGCTCTTCCCACATACGGACGCGCGCTCCTGGTTCACGTCGAGCCCCGATATCGCGCATGAGACCGCCTTTCGCAACGGCACCCTCCAGGGCGGTTACCTCATCCTCGCCGCCCGCATGCTGGGGCTCGATGCCGGACCGATGTCCGGTTTCAAGAACCATCTCGTCGACGAGGCCTTCTTCGCGGGAACGACCTGGAAGAGCAACTTCCTGGTCAATCTGGGCTATGGCGATCCGGCAGGCCTGTTTCCGCGGTTGCCCCGGCTTGCCTTTGAAAATGCATGCCGGATCGCTTGA
- a CDS encoding aminotransferase class IV, whose protein sequence is MAYTDFIFDAYRKRVAELEASDNPFAKGVAYVEGELYPIHEARIPILDQGFLHSDLTYDVPSIWDGRFFRLDDHLDRFERSLKQLRLRSSLDCHGIRQKLVEMAARSGIRDAYVCMIVTRGLKFIRQYSPDEIENNLYLMVQPFLWVMGEELQKTGGSAVIARDVRRVPPGAIDPTVKNLQWGDFVRGMLEARDRGANYPILTDGDGNLTEGSGFNVCIIKDGVLRTPKRGVLEGVTRKTVLEVAKAHGVECHVEDVPVSAAYDCDELLFVTTAGGVMPITKLDGVPVGSGEVGPLSKTIWKAYWEAHYDPMRSFAINY, encoded by the coding sequence GTGGCATATACCGACTTCATTTTCGACGCCTACCGCAAGCGCGTTGCCGAACTCGAGGCCAGCGACAATCCGTTCGCGAAGGGGGTGGCCTATGTCGAGGGTGAGCTTTATCCGATCCACGAAGCCCGCATCCCTATTCTCGACCAGGGATTCCTCCATTCCGATCTGACCTATGATGTACCCTCGATCTGGGATGGCCGCTTCTTCCGGCTCGATGATCATCTCGACCGTTTCGAGCGCAGCCTGAAGCAGTTGCGGCTGCGCAGCTCGCTCGACTGCCACGGCATCCGGCAGAAGCTGGTGGAGATGGCGGCAAGGAGCGGCATTCGGGACGCTTATGTGTGCATGATCGTGACGCGCGGCCTGAAATTCATCCGCCAGTACAGCCCCGATGAAATCGAGAACAACCTCTACCTCATGGTGCAGCCCTTCTTGTGGGTGATGGGTGAGGAACTTCAGAAGACCGGCGGCTCGGCCGTCATCGCACGCGACGTTCGTCGCGTGCCGCCAGGCGCCATCGACCCGACTGTGAAGAACCTGCAGTGGGGCGATTTCGTGCGCGGCATGCTGGAGGCGCGTGATCGCGGCGCCAACTACCCGATCCTGACGGACGGGGACGGCAATCTGACCGAAGGTTCCGGCTTCAACGTCTGCATCATCAAGGACGGCGTGCTGCGGACACCGAAGCGTGGCGTGCTGGAAGGCGTGACGCGCAAGACCGTGCTGGAGGTCGCCAAGGCGCATGGCGTCGAGTGCCATGTCGAGGACGTCCCGGTGAGCGCCGCCTATGATTGCGATGAACTGTTGTTCGTCACCACGGCCGGCGGCGTCATGCCGATCACCAAATTGGACGGGGTGCCGGTAGGCAGCGGAGAAGTCGGTCCGCTCAGCAAAACAATCTGGAAGGCTTATTGGGAAGCTCATTACGATCCGATGCGCAGCTTCGCCATCAATTATTGA
- a CDS encoding ABC transporter substrate-binding protein, giving the protein MRLGNFNRISRHWKSLAAATMLGGLAATAMPAEAKTLVIARDMDVNSLDIDRSWCDTCMIYNAAVYDGLLALDKDNKLVPVIAESWTVNDDQTVFTFKLNSKATFSDGSKVEAKDVKWSWERLKNIKGSPSDLAASISSIETPDAETVVVKTAEPNSELLNVLAASYFGVINSDVAQSEGKATAAADAAQSDQAEPWFLAHSAGAGPFVLESYQPGAELRLKRNEKYWREPAKVDEIVIRQVGDAVAQAQLLQSGQADVAMNIDPETAKTLTGPNVKTESAPSNNFVYLAISPGAVANPFPITADIREAISLAVDRKSLVDFTLGEGNGRLISVPFPLDFPGGAGHSIPEYSPDKAKELLAKAGHADGFTLEATYPKLNVYGVDFTLAMQKIQQDLAAVNIKLELKPVEFPNWREAATKDHIPITFVFFAPDFYGTSQYVNYFGLAPDTPWAKRAGAATDPSFVLPDSKTMLAEALKSAPEKAEKIYFDIGEKIKAQNVIIPMISPNTILAYGSKVHGVRNSPSSNVPLYEITLDD; this is encoded by the coding sequence ATGAGACTGGGGAACTTCAACCGTATTTCTAGACACTGGAAGAGCCTTGCGGCGGCGACGATGCTTGGCGGTCTGGCCGCCACGGCAATGCCGGCGGAGGCCAAGACGCTGGTCATCGCCCGCGACATGGACGTCAATTCGCTCGATATCGACAGGAGCTGGTGCGACACCTGCATGATCTACAATGCGGCCGTCTATGACGGGCTGCTGGCGCTGGACAAGGACAACAAGCTGGTTCCGGTCATCGCCGAGAGCTGGACGGTCAACGACGACCAGACGGTCTTCACCTTCAAGCTCAATTCCAAAGCGACTTTCTCCGACGGCTCCAAGGTCGAGGCGAAGGACGTGAAATGGTCGTGGGAGCGCCTGAAGAACATCAAGGGCAGCCCGTCCGACCTCGCCGCCAGCATCTCGTCGATCGAGACTCCCGACGCCGAGACCGTAGTGGTCAAGACCGCCGAGCCCAATTCCGAACTGCTGAACGTGCTGGCGGCGAGCTATTTTGGCGTCATCAACAGCGACGTCGCCCAGTCGGAGGGCAAGGCCACGGCAGCGGCCGACGCCGCGCAGTCGGACCAGGCCGAACCGTGGTTCCTCGCGCACTCGGCCGGCGCCGGTCCGTTCGTGCTCGAATCCTACCAGCCGGGGGCCGAGCTCAGGCTGAAGCGGAACGAGAAATACTGGCGCGAGCCGGCGAAGGTCGACGAGATCGTCATCCGTCAGGTCGGCGATGCCGTGGCTCAGGCCCAGCTTCTGCAGAGCGGCCAGGCCGACGTCGCCATGAACATCGATCCGGAAACGGCCAAGACGCTCACCGGTCCGAACGTGAAGACGGAGTCGGCTCCGTCCAACAACTTCGTCTACCTCGCCATCAGCCCAGGCGCGGTCGCCAACCCGTTCCCGATCACGGCCGATATCCGTGAAGCCATCTCGCTCGCCGTCGACCGCAAATCGCTTGTCGACTTCACGCTGGGCGAAGGCAATGGCCGGCTGATCTCGGTGCCCTTCCCTCTGGACTTCCCGGGCGGGGCCGGGCACTCGATCCCGGAATACAGCCCCGACAAGGCAAAGGAATTGCTGGCCAAGGCAGGGCACGCCGACGGCTTCACGCTAGAGGCGACCTATCCGAAGCTCAACGTCTACGGCGTCGATTTCACCCTGGCCATGCAGAAGATCCAGCAGGATCTGGCGGCGGTGAACATCAAGCTGGAGCTCAAGCCCGTCGAGTTCCCGAACTGGCGCGAGGCGGCGACGAAGGATCACATTCCGATCACCTTCGTCTTCTTCGCGCCCGACTTCTACGGCACCTCCCAGTATGTGAACTACTTCGGCCTTGCCCCGGATACACCCTGGGCCAAGCGCGCGGGTGCCGCCACCGACCCCTCCTTCGTCCTTCCTGACTCAAAGACGATGCTGGCGGAAGCGCTCAAATCAGCGCCCGAAAAGGCGGAGAAAATCTATTTCGATATCGGCGAGAAGATCAAAGCGCAGAACGTCATCATTCCGATGATCAGCCCGAACACGATCCTGGCCTATGGCAGCAAGGTCCACGGGGTTCGCAATTCACCGAGCTCAAACGTTCCGCTCTACGAGATCACGCTCGACGACTGA